The following nucleotide sequence is from Phycisphaera sp..
ACCTTCGCCGACCTGTTGCACCAGATCCACGAGCGGGTGCCGGGCATCAAGCGGCTGCGGTTCGTGACGAGCTACCCAAGGGACTTCGGCAATGACGTCCTCGAGGTCATGCGCGACAGCGAGCGGATCTGCCGCTACCTGCACGTGCCGGCCCAGAGCGGCAGCGATTCGGTCCTGAAGCGCATGAACCGCGGCTACACGGTGGGTGAGTACCTGGAATTTCTCGATCGAGCCCGGCAGTTCCTGCACCAGCCGGAGATCGGCCGCCCGCTGATGCTCAGCGGCGACATCATCGTGGGCTTCCCCGGCGAGACCGACATCGATTACCAGGGCACGGTCGAGTTGCTGGAAAAGAGCCGCTACAAGAACTGCTTCATCTTCAAGTACTCGCCGCGGCCCGGCACGGTGGCGTATGACAAGATCCCCGACGACGTGCCAGAGTCGGTCAAGCGCGAGCGGAACAACCACCTGCTGGGCGTGCAGGCGCGTATCGGCGAGGCCATCGGCAACGAGCAGGTCGGGCAGACGTTCGACGTGCTCGTGGAGGGTTTGAGCCAGAAGCAACTCAAGGCGTCGGGACTGACCAACGCGGCCCGCAAGCCCAGGACGATCGAGATGACCGTCGGCGGGTCGGCGATTGCGACAGCACCAGTGGTGGAGGAAGCCGACGAGGTAGCCGGGCCCGTGCAGGTGACCGGGCGGAGCGACGGGGACCTGATCATCCATTTCGACACGCGAGATTCGGAGCACGCAAAGTCGCTCATCGGACGGATCGTGCCGGTGGTGGTCGAGTCGGCGAGCGGGCTGTCGATGGGCGGGCGGCTTGCTGTGGGTTGACAGAACGCACCGCTGATCACGAGTTGACGATCTTCGACGCCCTGGCGTTCCAGAACGCATTCCAGGCGGGGTGCTGAAACCATTCATACGGTCAACGAGACTTGACCGCGGCCAACCCGCACGGCGGGACAATCTCGGGAATCGCGGGGCTGCGAGCGTGGCCTGTATGGCGGAGCGAGCGTTGGGGCCAATCCACTATACTGGCACGTATGAGCAAGAAGTCAGATCTGGTTCGTTCCATTGCTCGTGCGGCCGCAGTCCTGGCCGCGGTCGTGGCGTTCATCATCGCGGGGACGAATGCCTCCGATGCCTTCGCGGCACTCCATCGGTCGGTCGCCGACGCCACCGGACAGCCTAATCTCCCCCCTTGGATCACGGCCACTGGGCTGCTCATCAGCCTGGCGATCGTGGTCCTGTCCGCTGGCATACCCCGCTGGACCAGGCGCTGGCGGGAGGACCGCGTCCGCAGGGGGCAGGAGCAGGCCAGGGAACTGCTCGAGATGGCCGAGCGGGGACGCCACTTCCGCCTCGATCCCCTCCCACCGCCCGCGGACGACAAGGCACCCATCGTGTTCAACCGTGCCGACGGCCAGCACGAGGCGATCCTCGCCTGGATCCGCGGCTCCAACCGGCCCGTCCTGTATGTCCTGGGCTTCTCCGGGTGCGGGAAGAGTTCGCTCATGGGCGCGTTCGTGGTGCCCTCGCTGTGTCGAGAAGGGATCGGCCTCGATGGCCGGGGCGAATCCACGATCGTTGGCATCATGGTCCGGGCGTTTGGGGATCTGGACGCGACCCTGCGAGAGGAACTGGGCCGGCCCGGCAGGATCTGGGATTCGCCGCCGGATCTCAGCGGCGAATCCGCGCGCACGCTCCTCGAGCGCGTCGGCAAGCGGCTCTCGGAC
It contains:
- a CDS encoding MiaB/RimO family radical SAM methylthiotransferase, producing the protein MPRVYLETFGCQMNELDSELVAGRLAQLGYAMTRDAGEADVLLYNTCSVREQAEQKVWSRLGELKKTKKTKPGLVVGVLGCMAERDGADLMKRMPVVDIMCGPGELDKLPELLDNAVRTRASLTGDQSAAQAALQGNTSRRSQTLGAAEDRLELLDLSRTISPVDPDGSYRSSYVRITRGCNKFCTYCVVPFTRGAEIHRPPEHIIDECKRLADAGVVEVTLLGQTVNHYRFEHGASVSVSGVEQPQKGRTYKGSHHRDAFAGSSVTTFADLLHQIHERVPGIKRLRFVTSYPRDFGNDVLEVMRDSERICRYLHVPAQSGSDSVLKRMNRGYTVGEYLEFLDRARQFLHQPEIGRPLMLSGDIIVGFPGETDIDYQGTVELLEKSRYKNCFIFKYSPRPGTVAYDKIPDDVPESVKRERNNHLLGVQARIGEAIGNEQVGQTFDVLVEGLSQKQLKASGLTNAARKPRTIEMTVGGSAIATAPVVEEADEVAGPVQVTGRSDGDLIIHFDTRDSEHAKSLIGRIVPVVVESASGLSMGGRLAVG